A stretch of Porites lutea chromosome 5, jaPorLute2.1, whole genome shotgun sequence DNA encodes these proteins:
- the LOC140937444 gene encoding DET1- and DDB1-associated protein 1-like, whose translation MGDLLKELPSFNRSNFSKYCADAGTKVSNRRPVVYLPTKDDGTSEQAIVTDKGNILLRYLHQQWEVKNTQSGKKRDVGSVDLPESAEPSRKAKRLDHEDYSPPD comes from the exons ATG GGAGACCTCTTGAAGGAATTGCCTTCGTTTAACAGGAGTAACTTTTCAAAGTACTGTGCCGATGCAGGTACCAAAGTTTCG AATCGCAGACCCGTGGTCTATCTGCCAACAAAAGACGACGGAACGTCTGAACAAG CTATTGTTACTGACAAAGGAAATATTTTGTTAAGATACCTTCATCAGCAGTGGGAGGTAAAG AACACACAGTCAGGTAAAAAGCGTGACGTTGGAAGTGTGGATCTCCCAGAGTCCGCAGAGCCATCAAGAAAAGCAAAACGCCTTGATCATGAAGATTATAGCCCACCAGATTAA
- the LOC140937443 gene encoding dynein regulatory complex protein 8-like, with amino-acid sequence MADTSSPNPSSEPEKPAAESSDSSAAELQKTIADAFDIFDHESNKTVDVREVGTIVRSLKCCPTEGELHDILAEVEEEEPTGYIRFEKFEPAMLKILLERRYKPAPEDQIMKALEVLDQENKGYLTTEELTKYMSEEGEPFTQEEMEEMLSAAVDPDKGIVFYKDFVSMMVVEDV; translated from the exons atggcggacacaaGTTCACCAAATCCAAGCAGTGAACCCGAGAAACCGGCGGCTGAATCATCTGATTCTTCTGCTGCTGAATTGCAAAAGACGATTGCAGATGCTTTTGACATATTTGACCACGAATCTAACAAGACTGTTGATGTTAG GGAAGTTGGAACCATTGTAAGATCCTTGAAGTGTTGCCCTACAGAAGGAGAGCTTCACGATATTCTGGCAGAG GTAGAGGAGGAAGAACCAACAGGTTATATAAGATTTGAAAAATTTGAACCAGCTATGTTAAAAATACTTCTGGAAAGAAG gtaCAAACCAGCACCTGAAGATCAAATAATGAAAGCACTTGAGGTTCTAGATCAGGAAAATAAAGGATACCTTACTACAGAAGAACTGACAAAATATATGAGTGAAGAAG gtgAGCCCTTTACTCAAGAAGAAATGGAGGAAATGTTATCTGCAGCAGTTGATCCTGATAAAGGAATAGTGTTTTATAAAGACTTTGTCTCAATGATGGTAGTTGAGGATGTGTAA
- the LOC140937400 gene encoding uncharacterized protein has protein sequence MAASSEREYRKLLTDSLLSEEVSNSYTLDEFKDFFPRKYRDHQDVNVLYEAYQTKRKLIRDRVVMNVRMHCRKRKQQGRMMPNNKYEDEIKEMEAKEEILQEEIDTMEKDMEQVQEKIASCTDNLDKKKPFCGLQTADFKAGKETRKSRSRSDR, from the exons ATGGCGGCTTCCTCTGAGCGTGAGTACAGAAAGCTTCTTACTGATTCTTTGCTTAGTGAAGAGGTCAGTAACAGCTACACGTTGGACGAATTCAAGGATTTCTTTCCTAGAAAATATCG agATCACCAAGATGTCAACGTGTTGTATGAAGCCTACCAAACAAAACGGAAGCTGATAAGGGACAGAGTAGTTATGAATGTGAGGATGCATTgtagaaagagaaaacaacag GGTAGAATGATGCCAAATAATAAATATGAAgatgaaataaaagaaatggaggcaaaagaagaaattttacaagaG GAAATAGATACAATGGAGAAGGATATGGAGCAAGTTCAGGAGAAAATTGCAAG CTGTACAGATAACTTGGACAAGAAGAAACCTTTTTGTGGATTGCAGACAGCAGATTTCAAAGCAGGCAAAGAGACAAGAAAATCAAGAAGTAGATCTGACAGATGA
- the LOC140937399 gene encoding uncharacterized protein codes for MAHKGDRDLDIKAKLSRKIAELTMVIHLLFTRNHERELEMEALKNAYEHEISLILEEAKGKVSWLEGQLDDLEKFRVLLDLKNTENEKDKQQIKDLQNKEAELNLLLANKDQLLTMAEKQIVELKEKLTDKLASGDEQVALLKTELENVKKDNCNLKDKLKAKADNTKKLKSQVESLQSKVKILEEELRDAVEKKQRLENSVNGLQGDWQDEIDNLSRRIAEYTKQQQEDQTRVEKLEWKNKQLIQQVKELDDDKRHLELKIQQYVDERNKKKEAKRSPRPVAKGSPEVPRTTPAFDRDDELERLRREVQRYRLELSNRESSFNRMFTDHHPVIVDGKPRKTSSGLMTDSSFPNLSGVHVRKRNPHLPALGEQRISTSAQPPYHGF; via the exons ATGGCTCACAAAGGGGATCGCGACCTTGATATCAAAGCAAAGCTTTCTCGCAAGATTGCCGAACTCACGATGGTTATACACTTGCTATTCACAAGGAATCATGAACGAGAGCTGGAGATGGAAGCATTAAAAAATGCATACGAACATGAGATCAGTTTAATACTTGAGGAAGCTAAAGGAAAAGTGTCATGGTTGGAGGGACAATTGGATGACCTGgaaaaatttcgtgttttacTCGACTTGAAAAACACAGAAAACGAGAAAGACAAACAGCAAATTAAAGATCTACAAAACAAGGAAGCAGAATTGAATTTACTGTTAGCGAACAAGGATCAGCTTTTAACGATGgctgaaaaacaaattgtggaattgaaagaaaaacttactGACAAGTTAGCTTCTGGAGACGAACAAGTTGCCCTTTTGAAAACTGAATTAGAGAATGTTAAGAAAGATAACTGTAACTTGAAAGATAAACTGAAGGCAAAAGCAGATAACACGAAAAAGCTTAAAAGCCAGGTTGAAAGTCTTCAATCCAAAGTGAAAATATTAGAGGAAGAGTTGCGGGATGCtgtggagaaaaaacaaagacttgaAAATAGTGTCAATGGACTGCAAGGTGATTGGCAGGATGAAATTGATAATCTCAGTCGCAGAATTGCCGAATACACcaaacagcaacaagaagaccAAACAAGAGTAGAAAAATTGGAATGGAAAAATAAACAGTTGATTCAGCAAGTGAAAGAGTTGGACGATGACAAAAGACATCTTGAACTTAAAATTCAACAATATGTTGATGAGAGGAATAAAAAGAAAGAGGCCAAGAGATCTCCAAGGCCTGTTGCTAAGGGCAGCCCTGAGGTTCCACGGACAACACCTGCATTTGAT AGAGATGATGAATTGGAGCGCCTAAGAAGGGAAGTGCAGCGTTACCGACTGGAACTGAGCAACAGGGAGTCATCATTTAACAGAATGTTTACTGATCATCACCCTGTGATAGTGGATGGCAAACCAAGGAAAACCTCTTCTGGGTTGATGACTGATTCA TCTTTCCCAAATCTGAGTGGTGTTCATGTACGGAAAAGGAATCCACATTTGCCGGCACTTGGTGAACAGAGGATAAGCACCAGTGCACAACCTCCATACCATGGATTCTAA